From Amphiura filiformis chromosome 20, Afil_fr2py, whole genome shotgun sequence, a single genomic window includes:
- the LOC140142869 gene encoding uncharacterized protein produces the protein MVFYQDKMMKESLLLLVLLLHGNYALESKYNCICTCQKTDLTDQCQRYAEPVSSSQVSSPFSPQNYGCDINSLATCQTSDYRTFFIRGGYTACLDTTWSCCKLESSVACFTSDVTSTCSYGDVRVDQSCYSLYCRCTSTSSVSVNTPPTQASAALTSSSFSNSSESSVTMVTAQLVPQTTEAPSTNDNKQDVVIIIGTTIGATILIVIVVALLVCCLCHRQVEKKPDINQDQQERSRIESDTRLYEQVKDLNLEEPLHPNHKSQVTVADETQLSVLQSSEDGGYVECRPTGSIPNTSSVNSPPPLPQGNPSSSQDDDGAYGNQTIINQRNQRLGTN, from the exons ATGGTTTTCTATCAAGACAAAATGATGAAGGAGTCCCTATTACTGTTGGTATTATTACTTCATGGGAATTATGCACTGGAGAGCAAATATAACTG CATATGTACTTGCCAGAAAACAGATTTGACTGATCAATGTCAACGTTATGCAGAGCCAG TTTCATCATCCCAAGTATCATCCCCATTCTCTCCACAAAATTATGGATGTGATATAAATTCTCTTGCTACGTGTCAAACAAGTGACTATAGGACATTTTTCATTAGAGGTGGTTATACGGCTTGTCTAGATACAACTTGGAGTTGTTGCAAACTTGAATCGTCAGTGGCATGTTTCACCTCTGATGTGACTTCTACATGCTCATATGGAGATGTCCGGGTTGACCAGAGTTGCTATAGCCTATATTGTAGGTGTACTTCTACATCATCAGTGAGTGTTAATACACCACCAACCCAAGCTTCAGCAGCGCTCACTTCATCATCTTTTAGCAATTCTTCAGAATcatctgttaccatggttactgctcAATTGGTCCCTCAAACTACAGAG GCTCCTAGCACTAATGATAATAAGCAAGATGTTGTTATAATAATTGGTACGACTATTGGTGCAACAATTCTGATCGTCATAGTGGTTGCTTTGCTTGTCTGCTGTCTATGTCATAGACAAGTAGAAAAGAAACCAGACATCAACCAAGATCAACAAGAAag AAGCAGAATAGAATCAGACACAAGACTCTATGAACAGGTGAAAGACCTCAACTTGGAAGAACCACTACATCCAA ACCACAAATCTCAGGTCACCGTTGCTGATGAGACTCAATTGTCAGTCCTGCAGTCTTCAGAAGATGGTGGATATGTTGAATGCAGACCTACTGGATCAATACCAAATACATCATCAGTAAATTCCCCTCCCCCTCTTCCTCAAGGAAATCCTTCTTCATCTCAAGATGATGATGGGGCATATGGAAACCAGACCATTATTAATCAAAGGAATCAAAGATTGGGCACAAATTAA